A section of the Leminorella richardii genome encodes:
- the pbpC gene encoding peptidoglycan glycosyltransferase PbpC (penicillin-binding protein 1C), translated as MKTLRFWHRLFVATALFITLSAAALWCADRLWPLPDPNVQVARVVVAEDGSPLWRFADADGVWRYSVSLDEVSPYYIEALLTYEDRWFYSHPGINPLSILRALWQNIANQRVVSGGSTLSMQVARLIEPHDKTLIGKLRQVFRTLQLEWHYSKEQILTIYINRAPYGGTLQGIGAASWAYLDKPPSELTRSEAVLLAVLPQAPSRLRPDRYPQRAQAARDKVLDRLQEYGVWSEEQVKDIKQESVWLAERQVPQLAPLLARRLMVESAENVIHSTIDASLQRRLEDMATGWKSQLPANTSMGILVVENATMSVKAYLGSVDLNDDSRFGHVDMISAWRSPGSTLKPFAYAMALDEGLIHAESLLQDVPRQFGDYRPGNFDTGFSGPVSASDALSRSLNLPAVQILEAYGPKRFTGNLRNVGVELRFPLNSDPNLSLILGGTGMRMDQLVSAYSAFVREGKVAALRYRPEDPLVERRLMSPGAAWIIRRILSGEARPVGDAQLSDSPGLAWKTGTSYGYRDAWTVGMNGGYTIGIWVGRPDGTPVAGQFGYATAVPILHQINHLLINRAGPSAQRWPKDPKPVTVSRATICWPQGQSLTANDPNCRQRRQAWILDGTIPPTLSAPGQDTGIGGWLNFWVNAAGKRVAADCSDAVKRRIALWPIALESWLPAGERRANRLPERDETCPPIGFDASPPLLILGLKQGSVLKRLPGASSLDLRLDTQGGRGKRWWFMNGEAVAETNEGQAMVQTLSAVGKYQISVLDESGQVNSVGFIVE; from the coding sequence ATAAAGACGCTTCGCTTTTGGCACAGGCTGTTTGTCGCGACGGCACTGTTTATTACACTCAGCGCCGCAGCCCTTTGGTGTGCGGATCGGCTATGGCCGCTGCCTGACCCTAACGTTCAGGTGGCGAGAGTGGTGGTGGCGGAGGACGGTAGCCCCCTGTGGCGTTTTGCCGACGCTGACGGCGTGTGGCGCTACTCCGTCTCCTTAGACGAAGTGTCTCCTTACTATATTGAAGCGCTGCTAACCTACGAAGACCGCTGGTTTTACTCTCACCCCGGCATTAATCCTCTGTCTATTCTGCGGGCGCTGTGGCAGAACATTGCCAATCAGCGGGTCGTCTCCGGCGGCAGCACGCTGTCTATGCAGGTGGCGCGGCTCATTGAGCCACATGATAAAACGCTGATTGGCAAGCTGCGGCAGGTGTTTCGCACGCTACAGCTGGAGTGGCACTACAGCAAAGAGCAAATACTCACTATTTATATTAACCGAGCTCCCTACGGCGGTACGCTACAGGGCATAGGCGCTGCCAGCTGGGCCTATCTGGACAAGCCGCCTTCAGAATTGACGCGCTCGGAGGCAGTTCTGCTGGCTGTACTGCCGCAGGCGCCGAGCCGGCTCCGCCCTGATCGTTACCCGCAGCGGGCTCAGGCCGCTCGAGATAAAGTGCTCGATCGTCTTCAGGAATATGGCGTGTGGAGCGAGGAGCAGGTTAAAGACATCAAGCAGGAGAGTGTCTGGCTGGCGGAGCGTCAGGTTCCACAGCTGGCGCCTTTGCTGGCGCGTCGCTTAATGGTTGAAAGTGCAGAGAACGTTATTCACTCAACGATTGACGCCTCCCTGCAGCGTCGCCTTGAGGATATGGCTACGGGCTGGAAAAGCCAGCTCCCTGCCAATACTTCAATGGGCATTTTGGTGGTAGAAAACGCCACTATGTCAGTGAAGGCTTACCTCGGCTCGGTTGATCTGAATGACGACAGCCGTTTCGGCCACGTTGATATGATCAGCGCATGGCGATCGCCGGGTTCAACCCTTAAGCCTTTCGCTTACGCGATGGCGCTCGATGAAGGGCTGATCCACGCCGAGTCGCTGCTGCAGGACGTGCCCCGTCAGTTTGGCGACTATCGGCCGGGGAACTTTGATACGGGGTTTAGCGGGCCGGTTAGCGCTTCCGATGCACTGTCGAGATCGTTAAACCTGCCTGCGGTACAAATTTTGGAAGCCTACGGCCCTAAGCGGTTTACCGGCAACCTGCGCAACGTTGGCGTTGAGCTGCGCTTTCCTCTAAACAGCGACCCTAATTTGTCGCTGATACTGGGAGGTACAGGGATGCGTATGGACCAGTTAGTCAGCGCTTACAGTGCCTTTGTGCGAGAGGGCAAAGTGGCTGCGCTGCGCTATCGCCCTGAAGACCCGCTGGTAGAGCGGCGTCTGATGTCTCCCGGGGCGGCCTGGATTATTCGTCGGATTTTGTCCGGCGAGGCTCGGCCAGTGGGAGACGCCCAGCTGTCCGACTCGCCGGGGCTCGCCTGGAAAACCGGCACCAGCTACGGCTATCGTGACGCATGGACCGTCGGCATGAACGGCGGCTATACCATCGGCATCTGGGTCGGCAGGCCGGACGGTACTCCCGTTGCCGGGCAGTTTGGCTATGCGACAGCGGTGCCGATTCTCCATCAAATTAACCACCTGTTGATTAATCGTGCAGGCCCGTCAGCACAGCGCTGGCCGAAAGATCCCAAGCCGGTGACCGTCAGCAGGGCGACTATCTGTTGGCCGCAGGGGCAGAGCCTGACGGCTAACGACCCTAACTGTCGGCAGCGCAGGCAGGCCTGGATTTTAGACGGCACTATTCCCCCGACGCTCTCAGCGCCTGGGCAAGATACCGGCATCGGCGGCTGGCTGAATTTTTGGGTTAATGCCGCAGGTAAGCGCGTTGCTGCCGACTGTAGCGATGCGGTGAAGCGCCGAATTGCACTATGGCCCATTGCGCTGGAAAGCTGGCTGCCAGCGGGTGAACGGCGGGCTAACCGCCTGCCGGAGAGAGATGAAACCTGCCCGCCGATAGGCTTTGACGCCAGCCCGCCGCTGCTGATTCTGGGCCTTAAGCAGGGCTCCGTACTCAAACGGCTGCCGGGCGCTTCCTCGCTGGATCTTCGACTTGATACTCAGGGCGGGCGCGGCAAGCGCTGGTGGTTTATGAACGGCGAAGCGGTAGCAGAGACCAATGAAGGCCAAGCCATGGTGCAAACCCTGTCAGCTGTCGGTAAGTACCAGATTAGCGTGCTGGATGAAAGCGGGCAGGTAAACAGCGTCGGGTTTATAGTGGAGTAG
- the fdx gene encoding ISC system 2Fe-2S type ferredoxin, with the protein MPKIVFLPHQDLCPEGKVVEAKEGETILEAALRNGIEVEHACEMSCACTTCHCVVREGFDSLAESSELEDDMLDKAWGLEPESRLSCQAKVTDEDLVVEIPRYTINHAREH; encoded by the coding sequence ATGCCTAAAATCGTTTTTCTGCCCCACCAGGATCTTTGCCCGGAAGGTAAAGTGGTTGAGGCAAAAGAAGGGGAAACCATTCTGGAAGCCGCGCTGCGTAACGGCATCGAGGTTGAACACGCCTGCGAAATGTCCTGTGCCTGCACTACCTGTCACTGCGTTGTGCGGGAAGGCTTTGACTCTCTCGCCGAGAGCAGCGAGCTGGAAGACGACATGCTGGATAAGGCTTGGGGGCTTGAGCCGGAGAGCCGTCTGAGCTGCCAGGCTAAAGTGACGGATGAAGATCTGGTGGTGGAGATCCCACGCTACACCATCAACCACGCCCGCGAGCATTAA
- a CDS encoding alpha-2-macroglobulin family protein: MRQGRSDFLLLKGLLLASCLSFTSAPLYAAPASAAAETNSSEQKLAERYAGKAFTILDASEVQLDGASAMVVTFSIPVATNQKFASMLHLVDEASGKVDGAWELSDNRMELRLRHLEPARKLILTVDKGLAGVNGVALDKEFQQKLTTRDIEPSIGFASRGSLLPSKVITGLPVIALNVNAVDVNFFRIKPEMLSDFLADWGGTGAKSYWESQEFLNKAKLAYTGRFDLNPQRNTREQILLPLGSIKELQQPGVYMAVMQEAGTYNYSNPVTLFTLSDIGISLHRYHQRYDVFTQALEGGQGISGVKVELLDEKGNSLVQAKTDSDGHAQLVRNDKARIMLATKDGQTSMIDLTKAALDLSEFDIAGPEGFATQFFAFGPRDLYRPGETLLVNGLLRDADGAALADRPVKVDVLKPDNQVTRSFVWQPKKGGFYQFQYSIPQGAPTGQWSLRINVGDSLPRFYKFKVEDFMPERMALDLKSVEDEPVSTKQEITFDATGRYLYGAPASGNSLQGQLYLRPMRDAVAKLPGYEFGSALDTNLSRTLDEFNLKMDEEGMTSVTVPSSWGESKSPMKVLIQASLMESGGRPVTRRAEQAIWPADKMPGVRPLFSRKEMYDYKTNSYKPQYMVDENSLAGFDIVYADPKGHKLAASELNVRMIRERRDYYWEWSSSDGWSSRYDQKDLIINQETVSVPAEQSVKVNYPVEWGSYRLEVEDPRNGMVTSLRFWAGYSWQDNTDGSGALRPDQVKLKLDKPAYRAGDKVKLNVEAPAAGKGYLMLESSDGPLWWQEISVPVGGANFEVPINDEWTRHDLYLSALVIRPGDKAIQSTPKRAVGLLHLPLMDESRKISLALNAPEKMRPNQTLTVKVKASMKDGELPKSVNVLLSAVDSGVLNITDFKTPDPYDAFFGRKRYSVDQMDIYGQLIEGKGKTAKLKFGGDGEDDQLSRGGKKPVTVVKIVAQQAQPVVLNDKGEGEIQMPIPDFNGELRLMAQAWSDEEFGSAESKIIVAAPLIAEMSMPRFIAGGDSSILALDLNNLSGGDQTLAVTVEAKGLVKLTSGAKQDVKLAKGERKTLSIPIEGLFGFGQGDVSVRINGLVLPNEPSTAFERSWTLAVRPATPAQTNSYALTLRPGESWTMPPDALSGLATPTVEGQMSLTATPPLNVAQHIRELFAYPYGCLEQTTSGLFPSLYSNQAQLAAMGIKSDTDEVRRRNVDVGIERLLGMQKDNGGFSLWEREGYEEYWLTAYVTDFLTRAREQGYSVREEALNKANQRLLRYLQDRNQMEIRYGSNSDATNSAKFAVQAYAGLVLARQQQAPLGALRQLFDRREEARSGLPLVQLGVALKLMGDMPKAQQAINQGIALGGGTRGNIWLGDYGSVVRDNALILALLQEYDLQPTQQDNLLMSLSDSLVTQRYLSTQERNSVYLAGRDLQKRQSAEWEVEMTGAEKKDFEESKTISRLYEANQLGKGMTLKNTGSVAVYPRVDVVGYPLTQPMPMSNKLYIERRFLNLDGSEVNLRNVQSGQLMVVHLNLWSDSQINDALVVDLLPAGLELENQNLGDSSASLGDSAGELIELQNRMQRTEIQYQEYRDDRYVAAVKVDGSRNRPVTLLYLVRAVTPGSYNVPAPQVESMYKPEWHAVGSTQTKLDVK, encoded by the coding sequence ATGCGTCAGGGACGTTCTGATTTTTTGTTGCTTAAAGGACTGCTGCTGGCATCGTGCCTCAGCTTCACGTCTGCGCCGCTCTATGCTGCGCCCGCATCCGCCGCTGCGGAAACCAACTCTTCTGAGCAGAAGCTCGCCGAGCGTTACGCCGGGAAGGCATTCACCATTCTCGACGCGTCTGAAGTTCAGCTAGACGGCGCCAGCGCAATGGTTGTGACATTCTCTATCCCCGTTGCCACTAACCAAAAGTTTGCTTCAATGCTTCATCTGGTTGATGAAGCCAGCGGTAAGGTCGACGGCGCGTGGGAGCTGTCCGATAACCGGATGGAGCTGCGCCTTCGCCACTTAGAGCCTGCGCGCAAGCTGATATTGACTGTTGATAAAGGCCTTGCGGGAGTAAACGGCGTTGCTCTCGATAAAGAGTTTCAGCAAAAGCTGACAACGCGGGACATCGAACCGTCGATTGGCTTTGCCAGCCGGGGTTCACTGCTGCCGAGCAAGGTGATCACCGGCCTGCCGGTCATCGCGCTTAACGTTAACGCGGTTGACGTTAACTTTTTCCGCATCAAGCCGGAAATGCTGTCTGACTTTTTGGCAGACTGGGGCGGTACCGGAGCGAAAAGCTACTGGGAGTCTCAGGAGTTTCTGAATAAAGCGAAGCTTGCCTACACCGGCCGCTTTGATCTTAATCCACAGCGCAATACCCGCGAGCAGATCCTGTTGCCGCTAGGCAGCATCAAGGAACTGCAGCAGCCTGGCGTTTACATGGCAGTAATGCAGGAAGCGGGCACCTATAACTACAGTAACCCGGTGACGCTGTTTACTCTGAGCGATATCGGCATTTCTCTGCACCGCTACCATCAGCGCTATGACGTCTTTACTCAGGCGCTGGAAGGTGGGCAGGGCATCTCCGGCGTAAAAGTTGAGCTGCTGGACGAAAAAGGCAACTCTCTGGTGCAGGCGAAGACCGATTCTGACGGTCACGCGCAGCTGGTGAGAAACGACAAGGCACGAATCATGCTGGCGACCAAAGACGGTCAGACCAGCATGATTGATTTGACCAAGGCCGCACTGGATCTGTCTGAATTCGACATCGCAGGGCCTGAAGGTTTTGCCACTCAGTTTTTTGCTTTCGGGCCGCGGGATTTGTACCGCCCCGGTGAAACGCTTCTGGTAAACGGCCTGCTTCGCGACGCTGACGGCGCCGCGCTGGCGGACAGACCCGTCAAAGTCGACGTGCTGAAGCCGGACAATCAGGTTACGCGCAGCTTTGTCTGGCAGCCGAAGAAGGGCGGTTTCTATCAGTTCCAATACAGCATTCCACAGGGCGCGCCGACCGGACAGTGGTCTTTGCGTATCAACGTGGGCGATTCTCTGCCCCGCTTCTATAAGTTTAAAGTGGAAGACTTCATGCCTGAGCGCATGGCGCTGGATTTGAAGTCAGTTGAAGACGAGCCGGTTTCGACCAAGCAGGAAATTACTTTCGACGCGACTGGCCGCTACCTCTACGGTGCACCAGCTTCCGGCAACAGCCTACAGGGGCAGCTGTACCTGCGCCCAATGCGTGATGCGGTGGCCAAGCTTCCCGGCTATGAGTTCGGTTCAGCGCTGGACACTAACCTCAGCCGCACGCTGGACGAGTTCAACCTGAAGATGGACGAAGAGGGTATGACCAGCGTCACCGTGCCGAGCAGCTGGGGCGAAAGCAAGTCGCCAATGAAGGTGCTGATTCAGGCCAGCCTGATGGAATCTGGCGGTCGTCCAGTAACGCGCCGCGCCGAACAGGCGATTTGGCCAGCAGACAAAATGCCCGGCGTTCGTCCGCTGTTTAGCCGTAAAGAGATGTACGACTACAAAACCAACAGCTACAAGCCTCAGTATATGGTTGATGAAAACAGCCTGGCCGGTTTTGACATCGTCTATGCCGATCCCAAAGGCCACAAGCTGGCGGCCAGCGAGCTTAACGTTCGTATGATTCGTGAGCGCCGCGACTACTACTGGGAATGGTCTTCCAGCGACGGTTGGAGCTCTCGTTACGATCAGAAAGATCTCATTATTAATCAGGAAACGGTATCCGTTCCCGCAGAGCAGTCTGTAAAGGTCAACTATCCGGTTGAATGGGGCTCTTATCGTTTAGAGGTGGAGGATCCGCGTAACGGTATGGTAACCAGCCTGCGCTTCTGGGCAGGCTACAGCTGGCAGGACAATACCGACGGCAGCGGTGCGCTGCGCCCAGATCAGGTCAAGCTGAAGCTGGACAAGCCGGCCTACCGCGCAGGCGACAAGGTAAAACTGAACGTTGAAGCGCCTGCGGCAGGGAAAGGCTATCTGATGCTGGAGTCCAGCGACGGGCCGCTGTGGTGGCAGGAAATTTCTGTGCCGGTCGGCGGCGCTAACTTTGAAGTACCGATTAACGACGAGTGGACACGCCACGATCTTTACCTGAGTGCTTTAGTGATTCGCCCCGGTGACAAGGCCATTCAGTCAACGCCTAAGCGAGCCGTCGGGCTGCTGCACCTGCCGCTAATGGACGAGAGCCGCAAGATTTCACTGGCGCTGAACGCCCCTGAAAAAATGCGCCCGAACCAGACGCTGACGGTAAAAGTGAAAGCTTCCATGAAGGACGGCGAGTTGCCGAAGTCAGTCAACGTGCTGCTTTCCGCTGTGGACAGCGGCGTGCTGAACATCACTGACTTCAAAACGCCGGATCCCTATGACGCCTTCTTTGGCCGCAAGCGTTACAGCGTCGATCAAATGGACATTTACGGTCAACTGATCGAAGGCAAGGGGAAAACTGCCAAGCTGAAGTTCGGCGGTGACGGTGAAGACGATCAACTGTCTCGCGGCGGCAAAAAGCCGGTGACAGTGGTGAAAATTGTTGCTCAGCAGGCGCAGCCTGTGGTGCTGAACGACAAGGGTGAAGGCGAAATTCAAATGCCAATCCCTGACTTTAACGGGGAACTGCGCCTGATGGCACAGGCCTGGAGCGACGAAGAGTTCGGCAGCGCGGAAAGCAAAATCATCGTTGCTGCACCGCTGATTGCCGAGATGTCTATGCCGCGCTTTATTGCCGGTGGCGACAGCAGCATTCTGGCGTTGGACTTAAACAACCTAAGCGGTGGCGATCAAACGCTGGCGGTGACGGTCGAAGCCAAAGGGCTAGTGAAGCTGACGTCTGGCGCCAAGCAGGACGTTAAGCTGGCGAAAGGCGAGCGTAAAACCCTGAGCATTCCGATTGAAGGTCTGTTTGGCTTTGGTCAGGGAGACGTGAGCGTTCGCATTAATGGTCTGGTGCTGCCAAACGAGCCGTCAACGGCGTTTGAACGCAGCTGGACACTGGCCGTTCGCCCAGCCACGCCTGCGCAAACTAACAGCTATGCGCTGACGCTGCGTCCTGGCGAAAGTTGGACTATGCCGCCTGACGCTTTAAGCGGTTTGGCGACGCCAACCGTTGAAGGGCAAATGTCGCTGACTGCTACGCCGCCGCTGAACGTTGCTCAGCACATCCGTGAACTGTTCGCCTATCCTTACGGATGCCTGGAGCAGACCACCAGTGGACTGTTCCCGTCGCTGTACTCGAATCAGGCACAGCTGGCGGCGATGGGCATTAAGAGCGATACGGATGAAGTTCGCCGTCGCAACGTGGATGTGGGTATTGAACGCCTGTTGGGCATGCAGAAAGACAACGGCGGTTTCTCTCTGTGGGAGCGCGAAGGCTATGAAGAGTACTGGCTGACGGCCTACGTTACCGACTTCCTGACACGCGCCCGCGAGCAGGGCTACTCCGTGCGTGAAGAGGCGCTAAATAAAGCCAACCAGCGTCTGCTGCGCTACCTGCAGGATCGCAATCAGATGGAGATTCGCTACGGTAGTAACAGCGATGCGACCAACTCAGCGAAGTTTGCCGTTCAGGCCTATGCCGGTCTGGTACTGGCTCGCCAGCAGCAGGCACCTCTTGGGGCACTGCGCCAGCTGTTTGACCGCCGGGAAGAAGCAAGATCCGGTCTGCCGCTGGTACAGCTTGGCGTTGCGCTGAAGCTGATGGGCGATATGCCTAAGGCTCAGCAGGCTATCAATCAGGGCATCGCTTTGGGAGGCGGCACTCGCGGAAACATTTGGCTTGGCGACTACGGCAGCGTTGTTCGCGACAATGCCCTGATCCTAGCGCTGCTGCAGGAGTACGATCTGCAGCCTACTCAGCAGGACAACCTGCTGATGTCGCTGTCTGATTCGCTGGTGACTCAGCGCTACCTGTCAACACAGGAGCGAAACTCAGTCTATCTGGCCGGTCGCGACCTACAAAAGCGCCAAAGCGCCGAGTGGGAAGTGGAAATGACCGGAGCGGAGAAAAAAGACTTCGAGGAAAGCAAAACGATCAGTCGTCTTTATGAGGCAAACCAGCTCGGTAAGGGTATGACCCTGAAAAATACCGGCAGCGTGGCGGTATACCCTCGCGTAGACGTAGTGGGTTACCCGCTGACTCAGCCGATGCCAATGAGCAACAAGCTTTACATTGAGCGTCGCTTCCTGAATCTGGATGGTTCTGAAGTTAACCTGCGCAATGTTCAAAGCGGCCAGCTAATGGTGGTGCATTTGAACCTGTGGTCAGACAGCCAGATTAACGATGCGCTGGTCGTGGATTTACTGCCTGCCGGTCTTGAATTGGAAAACCAGAATCTGGGTGACAGCAGTGCTAGCCTGGGCGACAGTGCTGGCGAGCTGATTGAGCTGCAAAACCGCATGCAGCGTACTGAAATCCAGTATCAGGAATACCGTGACGACCGCTACGTGGCGGCGGTGAAGGTAGACGGCTCAAGAAACCGCCCGGTCACTCTGCTGTATCTGGTTCGCGCAGTGACGCCGGGTAGCTATAACGTACCGGCACCTCAGGTTGAGTCAATGTACAAGCCTGAATGGCATGCAGTGGGTTCAACGCAGACCAAGCTGGACGTGAAATAA
- the pepB gene encoding aminopeptidase PepB codes for MTTPSMPIRLSYEPADAVWGDKALLSTNADGMTIHLTAEGRLGAIARAGRKLDAQGIRRVQLAGDGWDLERCWSFWQGFRSPKGERSVVWPTLPASDREELDRRLKIVDWVRDTINMPAEDLGPERLAQRAIDLFCGLSGDAISYHIIKGEALREQGYMGIHTVGRGSKREPVLLALDYNPSGNPDEPVLACLVGKGITFDSGGYSLKQSAFMDSMKSDMGGAATVTGALALAIARGLESRVKLFLCCADNMVSGNAFKLGDIIRYRNGKTVEVMNTDAEGRLVLADGLIDAEAQNPQMIIDCATLTGAAKTALGNDYHALFSFDDALVGELLACAEEENEPFWRLPLAEFHRSQLPSNFAELNNVAGAAYSAGASTAAAFLSHFVKNYQRGWLHIDCSATYRKGAVEQWSAGATGLGVRTIAQMLLSKEG; via the coding sequence ATGACAACACCCTCTATGCCTATTCGCCTCTCGTATGAACCCGCAGACGCCGTTTGGGGAGATAAAGCACTGCTGAGTACCAACGCTGACGGCATGACGATTCATCTGACAGCCGAAGGCCGTCTGGGCGCTATTGCCCGCGCGGGTCGCAAGCTGGACGCTCAGGGCATTCGCCGCGTTCAGCTGGCAGGAGACGGTTGGGATCTGGAGCGCTGCTGGAGCTTTTGGCAGGGGTTCCGTTCACCAAAGGGAGAGCGCAGCGTGGTGTGGCCTACGCTGCCAGCTAGCGATCGCGAAGAGTTGGATCGCCGCCTGAAAATCGTTGACTGGGTGCGCGATACCATCAATATGCCCGCAGAAGACTTAGGGCCAGAGCGCCTGGCTCAGCGCGCCATTGACCTGTTTTGCGGCCTTTCCGGCGACGCCATCAGTTACCACATTATCAAGGGTGAAGCGCTGCGCGAGCAGGGCTATATGGGCATTCACACCGTTGGGCGCGGCTCCAAGCGTGAACCAGTGCTGCTGGCGCTGGACTACAACCCTTCAGGCAACCCGGACGAACCGGTACTGGCCTGTCTGGTTGGCAAGGGCATTACCTTTGACTCCGGCGGCTACAGTCTGAAGCAGAGCGCCTTTATGGACTCGATGAAGTCCGACATGGGCGGCGCGGCGACAGTGACCGGCGCGCTGGCGCTGGCAATTGCTCGCGGTTTGGAAAGCCGAGTGAAGCTGTTCCTGTGCTGTGCCGATAACATGGTTAGCGGCAACGCGTTCAAACTGGGGGATATCATCCGCTACCGCAACGGCAAAACGGTGGAAGTGATGAATACCGATGCAGAAGGGCGTCTGGTACTGGCGGACGGCCTGATTGACGCCGAAGCGCAGAATCCACAGATGATTATCGACTGCGCCACGCTGACAGGTGCGGCCAAAACGGCATTGGGTAACGACTATCACGCGCTGTTCAGCTTTGACGATGCGCTGGTAGGCGAACTGCTGGCCTGTGCAGAAGAGGAAAACGAGCCCTTCTGGCGCCTGCCGCTGGCAGAGTTTCACCGCAGCCAGCTGCCGTCTAACTTTGCAGAGTTAAACAACGTGGCGGGTGCGGCCTATAGCGCGGGCGCCAGCACGGCGGCGGCGTTCCTGTCTCACTTTGTGAAAAACTATCAGCGCGGCTGGCTTCATATCGACTGCTCGGCCACTTACCGCAAAGGCGCTGTTGAGCAGTGGTCCGCTGGGGCAACAGGGCTCGGAGTGAGAACGATTGCACAGATGCTTCTGAGCAAAGAGGGCTGA
- the iscX gene encoding Fe-S cluster assembly protein IscX encodes MSLSWKDSREIGEALFDRYPDVDPKTVRFTDLHRWICELEEFEDDPNASNEKILEAILLVWLDEAD; translated from the coding sequence ATGAGCCTAAGCTGGAAAGATTCCCGTGAAATCGGCGAGGCGCTGTTCGATCGCTATCCCGATGTCGATCCGAAAACCGTGCGCTTTACCGATCTGCACCGTTGGATTTGCGAGCTGGAAGAGTTCGAGGACGATCCCAACGCGTCGAACGAAAAGATTCTGGAAGCCATTCTGCTGGTCTGGCTGGACGAGGCTGACTAG
- the hscA gene encoding Fe-S protein assembly chaperone HscA yields the protein MALLQISEPGMTAAPHQRRLAAGIDLGTTNSLVATVRSGQAETLPDAQGRHLLPSVVHYRPDGIDVGWDARAQASEDPTNTLSSVKRMIGRSLSDIQQRYPNLPYQMAPTENGLPMMLTAAGAVNPIQVSADVLKQLAARAQETLAGELDGVVITVPAYFDDAQRQGTKDAARLAGLHVLRLLNEPTAAAIAYGLDSGQEGVIAVYDLGGGTFDISILRLSRGVFEVLATGGDSALGGDDFDHLLADWIREQSGLRAQGDHRLARQLLDAATAAKIALSQSDSATINVGGWQGEVTRAQLDALIAPLVKKTLLSCRRALKDAGVSADEVLEVVMVGGSTRVPLVRDMVGEFFGRTPLTTIDPDRVVAIGAAIQADVLVGNKPDSELLLLDVIPLSLGIETMGGLVEKIIPRNTTIPVARAQEFTTFKDGQTAMMVHVLQGEREMVSDCRSLARFTLRGIPAMPAGGAHIRVTYQVDADGLLSVTAMEKSTSVQSSIQVKPSYGLTDDEIATMIKDAMANAQQDNGARRLAEQKVEAARVLESLEAALNSDSDLLAPAERADIDSAVAALSEVANADDPVAIEDAIKTLDRVTQDFAARRMDSSIRRALAGHSVDEV from the coding sequence ATGGCTTTATTACAAATTAGCGAACCGGGCATGACCGCTGCTCCGCACCAGCGTCGGCTGGCGGCGGGTATCGATCTGGGAACGACCAACTCGCTGGTGGCGACAGTTCGCAGTGGGCAGGCAGAAACGCTGCCGGACGCGCAAGGGCGCCACCTGCTGCCTTCAGTGGTTCACTATCGTCCAGACGGCATTGACGTCGGCTGGGACGCGCGCGCGCAGGCGTCAGAAGATCCTACCAACACGCTAAGTTCGGTCAAACGCATGATTGGCCGCTCATTGAGCGATATTCAACAGCGTTACCCCAATCTTCCTTACCAGATGGCGCCGACAGAAAACGGCCTGCCGATGATGCTGACCGCCGCTGGTGCCGTAAACCCGATTCAGGTGTCTGCCGACGTGCTTAAGCAGCTGGCCGCTCGCGCTCAGGAAACTCTGGCCGGTGAGCTAGACGGCGTAGTGATCACCGTTCCCGCCTACTTTGACGACGCTCAAAGACAGGGTACTAAAGACGCAGCGCGTCTGGCTGGGCTGCACGTGCTGCGCCTGCTCAACGAGCCAACGGCAGCGGCCATCGCTTACGGCCTTGATTCCGGTCAGGAAGGCGTGATTGCCGTTTACGATCTGGGTGGCGGAACCTTTGATATTTCTATTCTTCGCCTGAGCCGGGGCGTGTTCGAAGTGCTGGCGACTGGCGGTGATTCTGCGCTGGGCGGCGATGACTTCGACCACCTGCTTGCTGACTGGATCCGTGAGCAAAGCGGTCTCAGAGCGCAGGGAGACCACCGTCTGGCGCGTCAACTGCTCGACGCAGCAACGGCGGCTAAAATCGCTCTGAGCCAGAGCGACAGTGCGACGATAAACGTCGGCGGCTGGCAGGGCGAAGTGACCCGCGCTCAGCTCGATGCGCTGATTGCCCCTCTTGTGAAAAAGACGCTGCTTTCCTGCCGTCGCGCGCTGAAAGACGCGGGCGTCAGTGCCGATGAGGTGCTGGAAGTGGTCATGGTTGGCGGCTCAACCCGCGTACCTCTGGTGCGCGATATGGTGGGCGAGTTCTTTGGCCGTACGCCGCTGACAACCATTGATCCGGATCGCGTAGTCGCCATTGGCGCAGCGATTCAGGCGGACGTGCTGGTGGGCAATAAGCCCGACAGCGAACTGCTGCTGCTGGACGTGATACCGCTGTCTTTGGGAATTGAGACCATGGGCGGGCTGGTGGAAAAGATCATTCCGCGCAACACCACGATTCCGGTCGCCAGAGCGCAGGAATTTACCACGTTTAAAGACGGTCAAACCGCCATGATGGTGCACGTCCTACAGGGCGAGCGTGAAATGGTGTCCGACTGTCGTTCACTGGCGCGCTTCACGCTGCGCGGTATCCCGGCAATGCCTGCGGGCGGCGCGCACATTCGCGTGACCTATCAGGTTGATGCGGACGGGCTTTTGAGCGTGACGGCGATGGAGAAATCCACCAGCGTTCAGTCGTCTATTCAGGTTAAGCCCTCCTACGGGCTGACTGATGACGAAATCGCTACCATGATTAAAGACGCGATGGCTAATGCCCAGCAGGACAACGGCGCTCGCAGGCTGGCGGAACAGAAGGTTGAGGCTGCCCGCGTGCTGGAAAGCCTTGAGGCTGCGTTAAACAGCGATAGCGATCTGCTAGCGCCTGCTGAGAGAGCGGACATCGACTCTGCCGTTGCCGCCCTGTCTGAGGTCGCTAACGCTGACGATCCTGTTGCCATTGAAGACGCCATTAAAACGCTGGATCGTGTGACGCAAGACTTTGCCGCACGCCGCATGGATTCATCTATCCGCCGCGCGCTGGCGGGTCATTCTGTTGATGAGGTTTAA